One segment of Tetrapisispora phaffii CBS 4417 chromosome 1, complete genome DNA contains the following:
- the NCA2 gene encoding Nca2p (similar to Saccharomyces cerevisiae NCA2 (YPR155C); ancestral locus Anc_3.502), translated as MITDSFVVQSIQEVTSNLEKSLQSLVFPDNESENVVNSSLGERNLEVLQNQLSEIKNLSENLCKQISGRKTYSNLNIDFGKIQEILLKIDELPKSSNYLQNIITAGISHYVLIICYYCLTNTLVNQLVRVNNVKSYYESVSSSKLYSLFYGLQILPSELYYGIKAVSNKIRSKVSDLKSVQTSLTLEDVKCIGTDIAKDIYPQFNKLLMVQSFKFVGLPRETTKKVQVLFSLPHIVLKNKLHNQLNLTDSIHERYLMKLGYLICNVQKSKEEKLLDAKLNYFKTFFEIDSNTNKTLSDIVKLTSNFKEANELTKIQKPSILVRIWPVTLLTLMYGPSSISSLWHNRIVIADFIRANLIEFVSGLLYNWIWQPLKQVWATVRHDENSSIAMMSQDTLPSELNSLNRMVVSLVSENSSSNIDVDSLVSQVEHGDLTQFMEIYENQLENPVKNIVTGKLIRSLLVQVQKTKVDGSLVLDGVDKMLKSQQLVFGVLALSPAIAIVYFGSVAACRLVKLGNIWSNIQTYKLAMIQSLNSTERLISLMEDTEVGQKAYYEQGLLTVELNILEKVGYILVEPERRKEWLRDITELGNLNNTTSLSLRIINRINRSYSKYL; from the coding sequence ATGATTACAGATAGCTTCGTTGTACAGTCAATACAAGAAGTGACAAgtaatttagaaaaatcTCTACAATCTTTAGTGTTCCCAGATAATGAATCTGAAAATGTGGTCAATAGTAGCTTAGGTGAGAGAAATTTAGAAGTTTTACAAAATCAGTTGTctgaaatcaaaaatttatcaGAGAACTTATGTAAACAAATAAGTGGAAGAAAAACATACTCGAACTTGaatattgattttggtAAAATCCAAGAgattcttttgaaaatagaTGAGCTCCCAAAATCCTCTAactatttacaaaatattatcacAGCTGGGATTTCTCATTATGTACTGAtaatttgttattattgcCTTACGAATACATTAGTCAATCAATTGGTGAGAGTTAATAATGTTAAAAGTTATTACGAATCCGTATCAAGTTCAAAACTGTATTCCTTATTTTATGGTTTACAGATTTTACCTTCAGAATTATATTATGGAATCAAGGCAGtgtcaaataaaataagaaGCAAAGTATCAGATCTGAAATCTGTACAAACTTCATTGACTCTCGAAGATGTTAAATGTATCGGAACTGATATTGCAAAAGACATATATCcacaatttaataaattactTATGGTTCAAAGCTTTAAATTTGTAGGATTACCAAGGGAAACAACCAAGAAGGTGcaagttttattttcattgcCTCATATTGTTTTGAAGAACAAATTACATAATCAACTTAACCTTACCGATTCGATCCACGAACGCTACCTTATGAAATTAGGATATTTGATATGTAACGTTCAGAAATCTAAAGAAGAGAAACTATTGGAtgcaaaattaaattatttcaaaactttCTTCGAAATAGATTCAAATACAAACAAAACACTTTCtgatattgttaaattaacttcaaattttaaagaagcaAATGAGTTAACGAAAATACAAAAGCCTTCAATATTGGTGAGAATATGGCCTGTCACGCTTCTGACATTAATGTATGGTCCATCTTCAATATCGTCATTGTGGCATAATAGGATCGTAATTGCTGATTTTATTCGTGCAAATCTTATTGAATTTGTATCAGGATTACTATATAACTGGATCTGGCAACCTTTAAAACAAGTTTGGGCTACTGTAAGACATGATGAAAATAGTTCCATTGCGATGATGTCTCAAGATACTTTACCGTCAGAgttgaattcattaaatagGATGGTGGTCAGTTTAGTGAGCGAGAATTCTTCTTCCAATATAGATGTTGATTCTTTAGTCTCTCAAGTTGAGCATGGAGATTTAACCCAGTTCATGGAAATATATGAAAACCAATTGGAAAACCCTGTAAAAAATATAGTTACTGGTAAACTAATCAGATCACTATTAGTTCAAGTGCAGAAGACCAAAGTCGATGGATCTTTAGTGTTGGATGGTGTTGATAAAATGTTAAAATCACAACAATTAGTATTTGGTGTATTGGCTCTATCTCCCGCAATTGCAATAGTTTATTTTGGATCTGTAGCTGCTTGTAGGTTAGTGAAGCTTGGTAACATTTGGTCTAATATTCAAACATACAAATTAGCCATGATTCAAAGTTTGAATAGCACAGAGAGATTGATATCTTTGATGGAAGACACTGAAGTTGGGCAAAAAGCATATTATGAACAGGGTTTATTAACTgttgaattaaatatactTGAAAAAGTAGGATATATATTAGTAGAACCGGagagaagaaaagaatggTTAAGAGATATCACAGAATTAggaaatttaaataatactaCTTCGTTGAGTTTGAGAATCATTAACAGAATCAATCGCTCTTATAGCAAATATCTATAA
- the TPHA0A05740 gene encoding uncharacterized protein (similar to Saccharomyces cerevisiae VPS62 (YGR141W) and YPR157W; ancestral locus Anc_3.505): protein MLNNFNRKYLLYGILLLLELVAVSVCIEDPLINDDPFFELMHEELFKSKRNNEYGYDSFGEKLPPILPPEKVNDDNKSLLDNSEVPSYVIDFCPLVHLHTEEEYWPSDIADYVKNFNLTDATGNIILGGTSENPLSLKDLKAYYKLKHKNKKSKKDKFISSSSVVMTSIDDFDKDPDWLIGHRPKFGTGYIKKGPAVLVVVDKGNGWVDAFWFYFYPFNWGPYVMGGGPWGNHVGDWEHSLVRFYKGEPKYLWMSAHSGGVAYRYSAIEKMKKLRRVNGKLTPEVIERPLIFAARGTHANYASVGQHAHDVPFFFMPLSDFTDRGLMWDPSLNLYSYIQIGTTITPANDKSKKVGTDWLYFAGKWGDKELPRSDPRQKWSVFQMKYINGPTGPLFKHLDRISLCPSFKWWNFLNSCPQRRFIKKSNGLNAEKNDLIGDNCGVLLYKIRPKWLRGIFRLIMWRGVICFIMEFFTG from the coding sequence ATgttgaataattttaacCGGAAATATCTATTATATGGTATCTTATTGCTGCTTGAATTGGTAGCCGTCTCGGTGTGCATTGAAGATCCGTTGATAAACGATGAtccattttttgaattaatgCATGAAGAGTTATTCAAAagcaaaagaaataatgaGTATGGGTATGATAGTTTTGGTGAAAAATTACCTCCGATTTTACCTCCTGAGAAAGTCAATGACGATAATAAGAGTCTGCTTGACAACTCTGAAGTTCCATCGTATGTGATTGATTTTTGTCCACTTGTACATTTACATACCGAAGAGGAATATTGGCCTTCTGATATTGCTGATTATgtcaaaaattttaatctAACAGATGCAACAGGTAATATTATACTTGGTGGGACATCCGAAAACcctttatcattaaaagaTCTGAAGGCTTACTACAAGCTTAAgcataaaaataaaaagtcTAAAAAAgacaaatttatttcaagTTCCAGCGTAGTAATGACTAGTATAGATGACTTTGATAAAGATCCAGATTGGTTAATTGGGCACAGACCTAAATTTGGTACAGgttatattaaaaaaggTCCGGCAGTACTAGTTGTTGTAGATAAAGGTAATGGATGGGTTGATGCTTTTTGGTTTTACTTCTACCCTTTTAATTGGGGACCCTATGTTATGGGAGGTGGACCTTGGGGTAATCACGTTGGTGATTGGGAGCATTCGCTGGTTCGTTTTTACAAGGGTGAACCAAAGTATCTTTGGATGAGTGCACACAGTGGTGGTGTTGCGTACAGGTACAGTGCTATAgaaaagatgaagaagctACGTCGCGTAAATGGTAAGCTAACACCAGAGGTTATTGAACGTCCTTTGATTTTTGCAGCCAGAGGCACACACGCAAACTATGCCTCTGTTGGACAACATGCACATGATGTACCTTTCTTTTTCATGCCATTGAGTGATTTTACAGATCGTGGATTGATGTGGGACCCTTCTCTTAACCTATATTCTTATATACAAATCGGAACTACAATTACTCCAGCTAATGATAAAAGCAAAAAAGTAGGTACTGATTGGCTATACTTTGCAGGCAAATGGGGTGATAAAGAATTGCCAAGGAGTGATCCAAGACAAAAATGGTCTGTTTTccaaatgaaatatatcaatGGTCCAACAGGACCATTGTTTAAGCATTTAGATAGGATATCTCTATGCCCTTCATTCAAATGGTGGAACTTCCTGAACAGTTGTCCTCAAAGAAGATTCATCAAGAAAAGTAACGGGTTAAATGCAGAGAAGAATGATTTAATTGGTGACAATTGTGGGGTACTATTGTACAAGATAAGACCAAAATGGTTGAGAGGAATATTTAGATTAATAATGTGGAGAGGAGTGATCTGTTTCATAATGGAGTTTTTTACTGGATAA
- the BTN2 gene encoding Btn2p (similar to Saccharomyces cerevisiae BTN2 (YGR142W) and YPR158W; ancestral locus Anc_3.506), whose amino-acid sequence MFTVLESPCILKQYQQPNRRQFVHPFAQPMACANELDFFQLLQQVASKQETVKAQPPRELRYSVTTTDANNHVISLYKEISDARYEEIMRGAVENIKDEILREHPQYRVATDFFGNTFYVKNTVSEHELQNEIIKRFDLNAFNKKIARKSFKGFTIEINDDSTEFVVYNESENVYQKFESPELTTLKNVSVSGFNVQKSDDQLKNFAVLNIAVSIAPQADFRVTDRAAAQAAQTALNNLIEWSIPQRREVQKQEQEEAAGREARIDAERRRQLELQKAKEEKLLKQREEEKRQERIRIAKLKEQRQKDLEAKIFQERRIQEAKLAEEKERIEKEHEKAMKELEEKQRQLELNKQKEMLDELFPKKITIDYNSDHENDKSASKDEQKKSKVQNSKRRSSSPPPLEEVEDEEVNRYRELLQRSPTNNTSIIEDALD is encoded by the coding sequence ATGTTTACGGTTTTAGAGTCCCCAtgtattttaaaacaatacCAACAACCTAACAGACGTCAATTTGTACATCCTTTCGCACAACCAATGGCATGTGCTAACGAACTGGattttttccaattattGCAACAAGTTGCCTCTAAGCAAGAAACCGTTAAAGCCCAACCACCTCGGGAACTTAGATATTCTGTCACGACTACCGATGCTAATAACCATGTCATTTCATTATACAAAGAAATTAGTGATGCTAGATACGAAGAAATAATGAGAGGAGCTGTTGAGAATATCAAAGACGAGATCTTGAGAGAACATCCACAGTACAGAGTAGCTACTGATTTCTTTGGCAACACATTCTATGTCAAAAACACAGTGAGCGAGCATGAGTTGCAAAATGAGATCATAAAGAGATTCGACCTCAATGCGTTCAACAAGAAGATTGCACGCAAGAGTTTCAAAGGATTCACCATTGAAATCAACGACGACAGCACCGAGTTTGTAGTCTACAATGAATCTGAGAATGTGTATCAAAAATTCGAATCGCCAGAATTAACGACTTTGAAAAACGTCAGTGTGTCTGGATTCAATGTTCAAAAAAGCGATGACCAACTAAAGAATTTTGCAGTGTTAAATATTGCAGTGTCAATTGCTCCACAAGCTGATTTCCGTGTCACTGATAGAGCAGCCGCACAAGCCGCACAGACTGCGTTAAACAATCTAATTGAATGGTCCATCCCACAAAGAAGAGAAGTGCAAAAGCAGGAACAAGAAGAAGCAGCAGGCAGAGAAGCAAGGATCGATGCTGAAAGAAGAAGACAGCTCGAACTGCAAAAAGCCAAAGAGGAAAAACTGTTGAAGCAAAGAGAAGAGGAGAAAAGACaagaaagaattagaaTTGCCAAACTAAAAGAACAGAGACAGAAGGATTTAGAGGCCAAGATCTTCCAAGAGAGAAGAATCCAAGAGGCTAAACTTGCTGAAGAGAAGGAGAGAATCGAGAAAGAACACGAAAAGGCCATGAAAGAACTCGAGGAAAAACAAAGACAATTGGAACTtaacaaacaaaaagaGATGTTAGACGAACTGTTCCCAAAGAAGATAACCATCGATTACAATAGTGATCACGAGAACGACAAGAGTGCCTCTAAAGATGAACAAAAGAAATCGAAAGtccaaaattcaaaaagaagGTCCTCATCACCACCTCCATTGGAAGAAGTAGAAGACGAGGAAGTCAACCGCTACAGAGAGCTATTACAGAGGTCACCAACGAACAACACATCCATAATTGAGGATGCCTTAGACTaa
- the TPHA0A05760 gene encoding SKN1/KRE6 family beta-glucan synthesis-associated protein (similar to Saccharomyces cerevisiae SKN1 (YGR143W) and KRE6 (YPR159W); ancestral locus Anc_3.508) gives MSRRNLTNNQSSENLYSNPFADHSYDQSRNNNSSDSYDDTSHLNIEHNDNNENNGGLDYQGYYSKNNSRVDANNIDYSYMHPPVTSGNVTASTSQNNLNSLGISASSNQGLSTTDILSPPQFDRYPFVNRNGESISPNPNSSYTNVRSLSNSPALNSASSFSSNNPFLNEHDFSPFGGYPATSFPLLMDDREEDDFLHNPDPEEEARLDKKRFVSDFKNMDKRSFGGFLGVFFLFLAGIFIFIVLPAITFTGVIDKPTEVLVTGLTSYTYPTLAGIRTDLVDPDTPSSAKTRTSRKGESWPLVFSDEFNAVGRTFYDGDDQFWTAPDIHYDATKDLEWYTPDASTTANGTLALRMDAYKNHDLYYRSGMLQSWNKLCFTEGALEISAKLPNYGRVTGLWPGLWTMGNLARPGYLASTEGVWPYSYQSCDAGITPNQSSNDGISYLPGQKLNVCTCDDEDHPNQGTGRGAPEIDILEGEVDTTIGVGVASQSLQVAPYDIWYIPDYNFIEIYNFTTTTMNSYCGGPFQQAVSAVTTLNTTWNEFGPDAGYYQKYAIEYQNDQETGYITWYIGSTPVYTIYSQALHPNGNIDWRPISKEPMSIIMNLGISNNWAYIDWQSIYFPVTFRIDYVRLYQPSDSISVTCDPDDYPTYDYIEDHLNAYSNPNLTSWAAAGYSKPKNILTGQCSSSKFSLASK, from the coding sequence ATGTCTCGAAGGAATTTGACTAACAATCAATCGAGTGAAAACCTATATTCCAATCCTTTTGCAGACCATTCTTACGACCAATCAAGAAATAACAACTCGTCAGACAGTTACGATGACACATCCCACCTGAACATAGAACACAACGACAATAATGAGAACAACGGTGGGCTAGACTATCAAGGCTACTACTCGAAAAATAACTCAAGAGTAGATGCAAATAACATAGACTATTCGTACATGCACCCTCCGGTCACCTCCGGTAACGTCACAGCAAGCACCAGTCAAAACAATTTGAACAGTCTAGGAATTTCTGCCTCTTCAAACCAAGGCTTGTCAACTACAGATATACTATCGCCGCCACAGTTCGACAGGTATCCTTTCGTCAACAGAAATGGAGAATCAATCTCGCCAAATCCTAATAGCAGTTACACCAACGTCAGATCACTATCGAACTCCCCGGCCTTGAATTCGGCTTCTTCCTTCTCATCCAATAACCCATTCTTGAATGAACATGATTTTTCACCCTTCGGTGGCTACCCAGCAACAAGTTTTCCACTACTAATGGATGATCGTGAAGAAGACGATTTCTTGCATAACCCTGATccagaagaagaagcaaGACTggataaaaaaagatttgtGTCggatttcaaaaatatgGATAAACGTTCCTTTGGTGGGTTCTTAGGTGTATTCTTCCTTTTCTTAGCTggcatttttattttcatcgTTCTGCCAGCAATTACATTCACAGGTGTCATTGATAAGCCCACGGAAGTATTAGTGACAGGATTAACATCATACACATACCCAACCTTAGCAGGTATTAGAACAGATTTAGTAGACCCAGACACTCCTTCTTCAGCTAAAACAAGAACATCGAGAAAAGGTGAGTCATGGCCTTTGGTATTCTCAGATGAATTTAATGCTGTCGGCCGAACATTCTATGATGGCGATGACCAATTTTGGACTGCGCCAGATATTCATTATGATGCTACAAAGGATTTAGAATGGTATACACCAGATGCCTCAACTACAGCAAATGGTACACTAGCCTTAAGAATGGATGCCTATAAAAATCACGATTTATACTATAGATCAGGTATGCTTCAAAGTTGGAATAAATTGTGCTTTACAGAAGGTGCTTTAGAAATTTCAGCAAAATTACCTAATTATGGTAGGGTTACAGGTTTATGGCCAGGTTTATGGACAATGGGTAATTTAGCAAGACCAGGCTATTTAGCTTCAACTGAAGGTGTTTGGCCATATAGTTATCAATCATGTGATGCTGGTATCACACCAAATCAGAGTTCCAATGATGGTATTTCATATTTACCAGGTCAAAAATTGAACGTGTGCACATGTGATGACGAAGACCACCCAAATCAAGGTACTGGTAGAGGTGCCCCAGAAATCGATATTCTTGAAGGTGAAGTTGACACTACTATTGGGGTTGGGGTTGCATCTCAATCTCTGCAAGTTGCTCCATATGATATTTGGTATATTCCAGATTATAActtcattgaaatttataatttcacAACTACCACTATGAACAGTTATTGTGGTGGTCCATTTCAACAAGCTGTTTCTGCAGTTACAACACTAAACACAACTTGGAATGAATTTGGTCCAGATGCTggatattatcaaaaatatgCAATTGAATATCAAAATGATCAAGAAACAGGATATATAACTTGGTATATCGGCAGTACTCCTGTCTACACTATTTACTCACAAGCTCTACATCCCAACGGTAACATAGATTGGAGACCAATTAGTAAAGAACCTATGTCAATTATTATGAATTTGGGTATTTCGAACAATTGGGCTTATATTGATTGGCAATCCATTTACTTCCCTGTCACATTTAGAATTGATTATGTTAGATTATATCAACCAAGTGACTCTATATCAGTAACCTGTGACCCTGATGACTATCCAACATATGATTACATTGAAGATCATTTGAACGCCTATTCAAACCCTAACTTGACTTCTTGGGCAGCGGCAGGTTATTCCaaaccaaaaaatattctgaCCGGTCAATGCTCAAGttctaaattttcattGGCATCTAAATAG
- the KEX1 gene encoding serine-type carboxypeptidase (similar to Saccharomyces cerevisiae KEX1 (YGL203C); ancestral locus Anc_3.512): protein MHLLVHFLFLSQFVTALLTANDYSVAPELLPGISSIKDESQIPIMFSGLIPLFSNSSMQDSNKDKDYFFWKFKKRDVNSKRLIIWFNGGPGCSSMDGALAETGPFRVDPTGKLYLNEGSWYNRADMVFVDQPVGTGFSSSTQKKTNFDNDLELVSEHFMSFLINYFTIFPGDLEKELLLAGESYAGQYIPYFAKAITKYNEGNNDKKLNLKAMLIGNGWIDPTTQSLSYVPFALENNIINKESSNFHRLLQAHEQCQNKINSKKEKEQFSYPECDRIINALLLSTRDNSPNTPASKACLNVYDFKLRDSYPACGMNWPADIAYIPKFFSKEGVLEALNLDPSVTPKWGECNDDVLKRLTNPTAKPSIHYLPELLKTGIEIILYNGANDIICNNIGVLDSIEKMQWGGSSGFTSASEYYEWVYRDLNINEDQKAGFIHYDKNLTFISVYNASHMVPNDRSLISRGILDIYMNNVISEIDENGGETLITTSDDNYSDDDDQKQVEKPDINSDYYDYDYAYDYYYYNDGVLKSNENGSGSEGPRSHPKAKITLALVFLLMIVAILSTVVLQNRSQRRRPILRDPNRRHPTSNKTVSWDVSDDDIDFALDNDEVELAINPTEISKNSSKSKTKNGYTAVSNDEDNNALELQDI, encoded by the coding sequence ATGCATCTATTGGTTCACTTTTTGTTCTTGTCGCAGTTTGTAACTGCATTATTGACTGCCAATGATTATTCCGTTGCTCCTGAGTTACTACCGGgtatttcttcaataaaagATGAATCTCAAATCCCTATTATGTTTTCTGGTTTGATACCattgttttcaaattcaagTATGCAAGATTCCAATAAAGATAAggattattttttttggaaGTTTAAGAAAAGAGACGTAAATTCTAAAAGACTTATTATATGGTTTAATGGTGGACCTGGATGCTCTTCAATGGATGGTGCTCTAGCTGAAACTGGTCCATTTAGGGTCGATCCTACAGgtaaattatatttgaatgaagGTTCATGGTATAACAGAGCTGATATGGTATTTGTTGACCAACCAGTAGGCACCggattttcttcatcaacaCAAAAAAAGACAAACTTTGATAATGACTTAGAATTAGTATCGGAGCATTTCATGAgctttttaataaattatttcacTATCTTTCCAGGTGATTTGGAAAAGGAATTACTACTTGCAGGTGAAAGTTATGCCGGCCAGTATATTCCATATTTTGCAAAGGCCATCactaaatataatgaaggtaataatgataaaaaattaaatctaaAAGCTATGTTAATCGGAAACGGTTGGATTGATCCAACTACTCAATCACTTTCATACGTCCCTTTTGCacttgaaaataatataatcaatAAAGAATCATCAAATTTTCACAGATTATTGCAGGCACATGAACAGTGCCAAAATAAGATAAATTCtaagaaagagaaagaacAATTTTCATACCCTGAATGTGACAGAATAATAAATGCACTTCTATTATCCACAAGAGATAATTCGCCAAATACACCAGCAAGTAAGGCTTGTCTTAATGTGTATGATTTCAAATTGAGGGACTCATATCCCGCCTGTGGTATGAATTGGCCAGCAGACATAGCTTATATCCCAAAATTCTTTTCTAAAGAAGGTGTTCTCGAAGCTTTGAATTTAGATCCATCTGTAACACCAAAGTGGGGCGAATGTAATGATGATGTGCTTAAACGTTTAACTAACCCAACTGCAAAACCTtctattcattatttacctgaacttttaaaaactggaattgaaataatattatataatggagcaaatgatattatttgtaaCAATATAGGGGTTTTAGATTCCATTGAAAAAATGCAATGGGGTGGATCATCTGGATTTACAAGTGCTTCTGAATATTACGAGTGGGTTTATAGGGATTTAAACATCAATGAAGATCAAAAAGCTGGTTTTATCCAttatgataaaaatttaacattTATCAGTGTATATAATGCATCTCATATGGTACCAAATGACAGAAGTTTGATTAGCCGTGGTATTCTagacatatatatgaaCAACGTCATATctgaaattgatgaaaatggtGGAGAAACATTGATCACTACTTCCGATGATAACTACTCAGATGATGACGATCAGAAACAAGTTGAAAAACCCGACATAAATTCAGATTATTATGATTATGATTATGCttatgattattattattataatgatGGAGTTCTAAAGTCAAATGAAAATGGGTCGGGATCTGAAGGTCCACGTTCTCATCCAAAGGCTAAGATTACATTAGCTCTAGTTTTTCTCCTTATGATAGTTGCTATTTTATCCACTGTTGTTTTACAAAATCGTAGCCAACGCAGGCGCCCGATTTTAAGAGATCCAAATAGAAGACACCCAACTTCTAATAAAACTGTATCTTGGGATGTAAGCGATGATGATATCGATTTTGCACtagataatgatgaagTAGAATTAGCTATCAATCCAACTGAAATTAGcaaaaattcatcaaaGAGTAAGACTAAAAACGGTTACACAGCAGTATCcaatgatgaagataataatgCATTAGAATTACAAGATATCTAA
- the CHO1 gene encoding CDP-diacylglycerol-serine O-phosphatidyltransferase (similar to Saccharomyces cerevisiae CHO1 (YER026C); ancestral locus Anc_3.513): protein MSRNRNQDNVDVDSNQATMKEFDNSALTDGEDNVSEFEGSLSRRASSIFTLDTTPLDPPNKNDIEKFTSDKYHFSMIRNLHLADYVTMLNGFSGFYSIISCLRFTLTGKPHYVQRAHFFIFLGMCFDFFDGRVARLRNRSSLMGQELDSLADLVSFGVAPAAIAFAIGFQTTLDVLVLSFFVLCGLTRLARFNVTVAQLPKDVSGKSKYFEGLPIPTSLFLVLCMAYLVRKELILDNIPFGIYREGLVFELHPIVFLFFIQGCGMISKSLKIPKP from the coding sequence ATGAGTCGTAATCGTAACCAGGATAATGTTGACGTTGATTCCAACCAAGCTACCATGAAGGAATTCGATAATTCTGCTCTCACAGACGGCGAAGACAATGTAAGTGAATTCGAAGGTTCGTTAAGTAGAAGAGCATCAAGTATATTTACTTTAGATACAACACCACTAGACCCaccaaataaaaatgatattgaaaagtttaCCAGTGATAAATACCATTTTAGTATGATTAGAAATTTACATCTAGCTGATTATGTCACCATGTTAAATGGGTTCTCCGgtttttattcaattattagTTGTTTGAGATTCACATTAACAGGTAAGCCACATTATGTCCAACGTGCTcatttctttatatttttaggTATGTGTTTTGACTTTTTCGATGGTAGAGTCGCAAGATTGAGAAACAGATCTTCTTTAATGGGTCAAGAGTTAGACTCTTTAGCCGATCTAGTATCATTTGGTGTTGCTCCAGCTGCTATTGCATTTGCTATTGGTTTTCAAACCACACTAGACGTTTTAGTACTATCATTCTTTGTTTTATGTGGCCTAACTAGACTTGCAAGATTTAATGTTACCGTTGCACAGTTACCTAAAGATGTTTCTGGTAAATCGAAGTACTTCGAAGGTCTACCAATTCCAACTAGTCTATTTTTAGTACTTTGCATGGCCTATCTAGTCAGAAAAGAATTGATTCTTGACAACATTCCATTTGGTATATATAGAGAAGGTTTGGTATTCGAACTCCACCCAATtgtctttctttttttcatcCAAGGATGCGGTATGATATCTAAAAGTCTAAAAATTCCAAAGCCttag